In Brachyspira sp. SAP_772, the following proteins share a genomic window:
- a CDS encoding glycoside hydrolase family 1 protein codes for YNNVIDELIKNDIEPIMCLYHFDMPLKLQEIGGFENREVVELYAKYASKMFELYGDKVKKWFTFNEPIVVAEGGYLYKFHYPEVVSFKRAIQVAYNMNLASAKAVKAFKESGKTGDIGIILNLTPSYPRDENNKEDLKASHICDLLFNRSFLDPAAKGEFPEDLVKFVKENNLTPICEQGDKELLKENTITLLGINYYQPRRVKARETEFKSDTLMPENFFEPYEMPNRLMNPYRGWEIYYKGIYDIAKNI; via the coding sequence TTTATAATAATGTTATAGATGAACTTATAAAAAATGATATAGAGCCTATAATGTGTTTGTATCATTTTGATATGCCTTTAAAACTTCAAGAGATTGGCGGATTTGAAAATAGAGAAGTTGTTGAACTTTATGCTAAATATGCTTCTAAAATGTTTGAACTATATGGAGATAAAGTAAAAAAATGGTTTACATTCAATGARCCTATAGTTGTTGCTGAGGGAGGATATTTGTATAAGTTTCATTATCCTGAAGTTGTATCATTTAAAAGGGCTATTCAAGTAGCTTATAATATGAACTTGGCTAGTGCAAAGGCTGTAAAAGCGTTTAAAGAATCTGGAAAAACTGGAGATATAGGAATAATATTAAACTTAACTCCTTCTTACCCTAGAGATGAAAACAATAAAGAAGATTTAAAAGCTTCACATATATGCGATTTGTTGTTTAATAGAAGTTTTTTAGACCCTGCTGCTAAAGGAGAGTTTCCAGAAGATTTAGTAAAATTCGTAAAAGAAAATAACCTTACTCCTATATGCGAACAAGGCGACAAAGAATTATTAAAAGAAAATACTATAACTTTGCTTGGAATAAATTACTATCAGCCTAGAAGAGTGAAGGCAAGAGAGACAGAGTTTAAATCAGATACTTTAATGCCTGAAAACTTCTTCGAGCCTTATGAAATGCCTAACAGACTTATGAATCCATACAGAGGATGGGAAATATATTATAAAGGTATTTATGATATAGCAAAAAACATTC